From Acidobacteriota bacterium, one genomic window encodes:
- the nei gene encoding endonuclease VIII — translation MPEGPEIRLAADRVATAVAGRVAREVFFAFTDLKPFEGELRGRRVVEVTTRGKAMLTRFEGDLAVYSHNQLYGRWYTMPAGRLPKTNRQLRFAVHGERRSALLYSASEIEVLDPEGERHHPFLQRLGPDILSQAPTVEGLTDRLLEKRFRGRQLGALLLDQGFVAGLGNYLRAEILFEAGLHPRRRAVDCDFDQLRLLADRMITITRRAYDTRGITLPAEISAELEAAGLTRSRRRHWVFGRGEEGCRECQAVIATAAVGGRNCFWCPACQGEMS, via the coding sequence ATGCCCGAAGGACCCGAGATTCGCCTGGCCGCCGACCGCGTAGCGACCGCCGTCGCTGGTCGGGTGGCGCGGGAGGTGTTCTTCGCCTTCACCGACCTCAAGCCCTTCGAAGGCGAGCTGCGCGGACGCCGCGTCGTCGAGGTGACCACCCGCGGCAAGGCGATGTTGACCCGCTTCGAGGGCGACCTCGCGGTCTACAGCCACAACCAGCTCTACGGCCGCTGGTACACCATGCCGGCGGGGCGCCTGCCGAAGACCAATCGCCAGCTGCGTTTCGCGGTCCACGGCGAGCGCCGCAGCGCCCTCCTCTACTCGGCCTCGGAGATCGAGGTTCTCGACCCCGAGGGCGAGCGCCACCATCCCTTCCTGCAGCGGCTGGGGCCGGACATCCTGTCCCAAGCCCCGACCGTCGAAGGCCTGACGGATCGCCTTCTCGAGAAACGCTTTCGCGGCCGCCAGCTCGGCGCCCTCCTCCTCGATCAGGGCTTCGTCGCCGGCCTCGGCAACTACTTGCGCGCCGAGATCTTGTTCGAAGCCGGGCTCCATCCCCGCCGTCGCGCCGTCGATTGCGACTTCGACCAGCTACGCTTGCTCGCCGATCGCATGATCACGATCACTCGCCGGGCCTACGACACCCGCGGCATCACCCTGCCGGCGGAGATCTCGGCCGAGCTCGAGGCCGCCGGCCTGACCCGCTCGCGCCGCCGCCACTGGGTCTTCGGCCGCGGCGAGGAAGGCTGCCGCGAATGCCAGGCCGTGATCGCCACCGCCGCCGTCGGCGGTCGCAACTGTTTCTGGTGTCCGGCCTGCCAGGGAGAGATGTCGTGA
- a CDS encoding FAD-dependent oxidoreductase, producing the protein MSTEDRKRPRRKVTPLENGQCLEVLVVGAGIAGLAAARTLHDHGHRVTVLDKGRGPGGRMSTRRRGELRFDHGAQYFTARDRRFRRWVETWFEDDLVAPWSGRLVTLEADADAEPQPKTAARRWIAVPGMNALCRHLAEDLEVHFERRVATLERRGDRWLPRDASGGEMGEFDAAIVTAPAPQTAELLAVVAPTLAAAVEGAEMAPCWAAMATFESPLELPFDAAFVQGSPLAWLADNGSKAKRPAGQSWVLHGSPEWSQRHLEGDPEAVAEALVDAFWQAVGGSAVASTHLVAHRWRYARTVTPVGQACLFDPDLRLAAAGDWCLGERVEQAFLSGCAAAGRLLGRPAIPSQGLLFE; encoded by the coding sequence GTGAGCACTGAGGACCGCAAGCGCCCTCGGCGCAAGGTGACGCCGCTGGAGAATGGACAGTGCCTCGAGGTCCTGGTGGTGGGAGCCGGGATCGCCGGCCTGGCGGCGGCCCGCACCCTTCACGACCACGGCCACCGGGTGACGGTGCTCGACAAGGGCCGCGGACCCGGCGGCCGCATGTCGACCCGCCGCCGCGGCGAGCTGCGTTTCGATCACGGGGCCCAATACTTCACCGCCCGGGACCGCCGCTTTCGCCGTTGGGTCGAAACCTGGTTCGAGGACGACCTGGTGGCTCCCTGGAGCGGGCGTCTGGTCACCCTGGAAGCCGATGCCGATGCCGAGCCCCAGCCGAAAACCGCCGCCCGACGTTGGATCGCGGTGCCCGGCATGAACGCCCTGTGCCGCCACCTGGCGGAAGATCTCGAAGTTCACTTCGAGCGTCGCGTCGCGACCCTCGAGCGCCGCGGCGACCGCTGGCTTCCCCGCGATGCCAGCGGTGGCGAGATGGGGGAGTTCGATGCCGCCATCGTAACCGCGCCGGCCCCTCAGACGGCGGAGCTGCTGGCAGTTGTGGCCCCGACCCTCGCCGCGGCCGTCGAGGGCGCCGAGATGGCCCCCTGCTGGGCTGCCATGGCGACCTTCGAGTCGCCCCTCGAGCTGCCCTTCGACGCCGCCTTCGTGCAAGGGTCGCCGCTGGCCTGGCTCGCCGACAACGGCTCCAAGGCCAAGCGGCCGGCGGGCCAGTCCTGGGTCCTCCACGGTTCGCCGGAATGGAGCCAGCGCCACCTCGAAGGAGACCCCGAGGCGGTGGCCGAGGCGCTGGTCGACGCCTTCTGGCAGGCCGTCGGTGGCAGCGCGGTCGCCAGCACCCACCTGGTCGCTCACCGCTGGCGCTATGCCCGCACCGTCACCCCCGTCGGCCAGGCCTGTCTCTTCGACCCCGACCTACGCCTCGCGGCGGCCGGCGACTGGTGCCTTGGCGAACGCGTCGAGCAGGCCTTTCTCTCCGGCTGCGCCGCCGCCGGCCGCCTCCTCGGCCGGCCCGCGATCCCGAGCCAAGGCCTCCTCTTCGAGTGA
- a CDS encoding serine hydrolase domain-containing protein — translation MKKLLMIVLLILLPSACLADVGSRFDSWVAPLVEDRHLAGAVLVKHRGEVLLHRAYGEADRERRLANRVTSRFAVGSISKQFTAAAILRLRDGGRLRLDDPVARYLSVETATARAVRVIDLLNHRSGIRRDLPEDWPEKSRLETCRRLLDAEPEFDPGSRTSYSNGGFVVLACVVEAVTEESFEEHLRRTLFRPLGLSGTDVWDGLEGLAQQAVGYDPGGPRGELRPAPRRRLRHPGADGVVSTVADLARWTEALVAGEVLSERSTAEMLGDAGNGRGFGVAFYRRAGRSVIGHDGVTTGYTAFLEWYPQDELLVAYAGNIRTSGFEFLEDALPRLVLGGELPELDHPRRGLSWGRDDSLTGKYPVHDGLEIDIVRHSRGLELKGTGGYFTPLLEVGEDAYWYPALFARVRPLRNAHGEVTALQWRSVHGQEFEIPRRPPLQP, via the coding sequence ATGAAGAAACTCCTGATGATTGTTTTGCTAATTCTCCTGCCTTCGGCCTGCCTCGCCGACGTCGGCTCGCGATTCGATTCCTGGGTCGCGCCCCTGGTCGAGGATCGGCACCTGGCCGGCGCGGTGCTGGTGAAGCATCGCGGCGAGGTGCTGCTGCATCGCGCCTATGGCGAGGCCGACCGCGAGCGGCGACTGGCCAACCGCGTCACCAGCCGGTTCGCCGTCGGTTCGATCAGCAAGCAGTTCACCGCTGCGGCGATCTTGCGCCTGCGGGATGGCGGCCGGTTGCGCCTCGACGATCCCGTCGCCCGGTACCTGTCCGTCGAGACGGCGACGGCCCGGGCAGTGCGGGTGATCGACCTCCTCAACCATCGTTCGGGGATCCGGCGGGATCTGCCCGAGGACTGGCCGGAGAAGTCTCGCCTGGAGACCTGCCGGCGGCTCCTCGACGCCGAGCCGGAGTTCGATCCGGGATCGCGGACGTCCTACAGCAACGGCGGCTTTGTGGTGCTGGCCTGCGTCGTCGAGGCGGTGACCGAGGAGTCCTTCGAAGAACACCTGCGACGCACTCTCTTCCGTCCCCTCGGGCTCTCCGGCACGGACGTCTGGGATGGCCTCGAAGGGCTCGCCCAGCAGGCCGTGGGGTACGATCCCGGGGGGCCGCGAGGCGAGCTCCGGCCGGCGCCGCGGCGCCGGTTGCGGCATCCGGGGGCCGACGGCGTGGTCTCGACGGTGGCGGATCTGGCCCGCTGGACCGAGGCCCTGGTGGCCGGTGAGGTCTTGTCCGAGCGCTCGACCGCCGAGATGCTCGGCGATGCTGGCAACGGTCGCGGCTTCGGGGTCGCCTTTTATCGCCGCGCTGGACGCTCGGTGATCGGCCATGACGGCGTGACCACCGGCTACACCGCCTTCCTCGAGTGGTATCCGCAGGACGAGCTTCTGGTGGCCTATGCCGGCAACATCCGGACGTCGGGGTTCGAGTTCCTCGAAGATGCACTGCCGCGATTGGTGCTCGGCGGCGAGCTGCCCGAGCTGGATCACCCTCGGCGCGGTCTGAGCTGGGGACGGGATGATTCCCTGACGGGGAAGTATCCGGTCCATGACGGGCTCGAGATCGACATCGTCCGTCATTCCCGGGGCCTCGAGCTGAAGGGCACCGGAGGCTACTTCACGCCCCTCCTGGAGGTCGGCGAGGATGCCTATTGGTACCCTGCGCTGTTCGCCCGAGTACGGCCGCTGCGCAATGCCCACGGAGAAGTCACCGCACTGCAGTGGCGCAGCGTGCACGGCCAAGAGTTCGAGATTCCGCGACGCCCGCCATTGCAGCCATGA
- a CDS encoding RNA polymerase sigma factor, with protein sequence MNPEASDEALMGAVRAGELDLLAVLFERHGRRLFGYLRGLLGSPSEAEDLVQETFLRLLRARRRYRRGAAFVPWMLVTARNLAWNRLEKGRRRGEEELPTAGSPGHEDTSDGPEAELAARQRAEALTRALQELGGGEREVLLLSYFEGLEHRDIAALLDISPGAVKARIHRARGKLRGMLTQEDDR encoded by the coding sequence ATGAACCCAGAAGCCAGCGACGAGGCCTTGATGGGCGCCGTGCGTGCCGGTGAGCTCGATCTCCTGGCGGTGCTTTTCGAGCGCCACGGCAGGCGTCTCTTCGGGTACCTGCGCGGCCTCCTGGGAAGCCCGTCGGAGGCCGAGGACCTGGTGCAGGAGACGTTCCTGCGCCTCCTCCGGGCGCGGCGGCGCTACCGCCGCGGGGCGGCCTTCGTGCCGTGGATGCTGGTGACCGCCCGAAACCTGGCGTGGAATCGTCTGGAGAAGGGGCGGCGCCGCGGCGAGGAAGAGCTGCCGACGGCCGGCAGCCCTGGGCACGAGGACACCTCGGACGGGCCCGAGGCCGAGCTGGCGGCGCGGCAGCGGGCCGAAGCCCTGACCCGCGCCCTCCAGGAGCTCGGCGGCGGCGAGCGCGAAGTGCTGCTTCTGTCCTACTTCGAAGGTCTCGAACATCGCGATATCGCCGCTTTGCTCGACATCTCGCCGGGTGCCGTCAAGGCCCGGATTCACCGGGCGCGGGGCAAGCTGAGAGGAATGTTGACCCAGGAGGACGACCGATGA
- a CDS encoding DUF3253 domain-containing protein, whose product MTSGDHPTCASCGRRMEPRRRWARQPQPTRYCSPACRRRRVNRIDHALEGAILELLEGRARHATICPSEAARAVAPETWRELMEPARRAARRLVAVGRLEILQGGRVVDPSTARGPIRLRRALRSEGT is encoded by the coding sequence GTGACGTCGGGAGACCACCCGACCTGCGCTTCCTGCGGCCGCCGGATGGAGCCGCGGCGCCGCTGGGCGCGCCAACCTCAGCCGACGCGCTACTGCTCCCCGGCCTGTCGCCGCCGCAGGGTCAACAGAATCGATCACGCCCTCGAAGGAGCGATCCTCGAGCTCCTCGAAGGACGCGCCCGGCATGCCACCATCTGCCCCTCCGAAGCGGCCCGTGCCGTGGCTCCCGAAACCTGGCGCGAGCTGATGGAGCCAGCCCGGCGCGCCGCCCGGCGGCTGGTCGCCGTGGGTCGACTGGAAATTCTCCAAGGGGGCCGCGTCGTCGATCCTTCGACTGCCCGTGGGCCGATCCGCCTACGACGAGCCTTGCGCTCCGAAGGCACTTGA